From the genome of Thermosynechococcus sp. NK55a:
CCAGATTCATGGGCTTGTGGCCGGTTGTCCACCTCAGATTGATTTAGACCTAGAGCAGCGAGTGCAGGCAGTGTGTCGCTATGGCATTCAGCAGGGTTGGATTGCCAGTGCCCACGATCTCAGTGAAGGTGGTTTGGCTGTGGCCTTGGCAGAAAGCTGTCTCAGCGGCCAGCGGGGGGCGAAGATTCAATTACCAGCGGGCACCTATCCCCGCTGGGATGTGCTGCTATTTGCTGAAGGGGGGGCGCGAATTCTGGTTTCTGTGCCACCGACGGAACAGACAGCATGGGAGGCCTATGTGCAGGCGCAATTGCCCAATGCTTGGACACGCTTAGGGGTGGTTAATGGTGAACATACCGAACTGTGTATTGACACCTGTGACAATTCTCTGCTTATCAACGTTACGATAAAGGAGTTAGCTCTTGCGTGGCGATCGCCCCTGCCGAAATATTTGGACTAAATGACAGAACAACAATTTGCTGATAAGCCGGAAGAAGCCTGTGGTGTGTTTGGGGTCTATGCCCCCGGGGCGGATGTGGCTCGCCTCGCCTACTTTGGTCTCTATGCCCTGCAACATCGAGGTCAGGAATCGGCTGGCATTGCCACATTTGCTGGAAACACCGTCCACTGTTACAAGGATATGGGCTTGGTGTCCCAAGTCTTTGATGAAGAGATTCTTGGACGGCTGGTGGGAGATTTGGCTGTCGGCCACAACCGCTACTCAACCACAGGTTCCAGTCGCATTGTCAACGCCCAACCAGTGGTAGTGGAAACCCGCCTAGGACCTTTGGCCTTAGCCCACAACGGCAACTTGGTGAATACCTACGCCCTGCGGGAACAGGTGCTGGCCTGTGATGCGCCCACGGCGGTGTTGGCGAGTACAACAGATTCTGAACTCATTGCCTGGGCGATCGCCCAAGCGGTGGCCACTGGCCAATCCTGGTCAGAGGGCATGATTACTGCGGCTCAACAGTGCCAAGGGGCTTTTAGTTTAGTGGTGGGTACCCCAGCGGGATTGTTTGGCCTGCGGGATGCCCACGGCATTCGTCCCTTAGTGATTGGCCGCCTGATGATAGAAGGGACAGCCCATTATGTCCTTGCTTCGGAGACCTGCGCCCTTGATATTATTGGTGCCGACTATGTGCGGGATGTGGAGCCGGGGGAACTCGTCCACATTACTCCTGAAGGGATTGGCAGCATACAATGGGCAGAGTCCCAACGGAAGCTGTGTATCTTTGAGATGATTTACTTTGCCCGTCCTGATAGTGTCATGCAGCGGGAGAGCCTCTATAGCTACCGGCAGCGCTTGGGGTACCAGTTGGGTCGGGAAGCTCCCGCCGATGCCGACGTGGTGATTGCTGTGCCTGATTCTGGCGTGCCAGCGGCCATTGGCTTTTCCCAAGCGACGGGGGTACCCTACGCCGAAGGCTTGATTAAAAATCGCTACGTGGGGCGCACCTTTATTCAGCCCACCCAGTCGATGCGGGAGTCGGGAATTCGCATGAAGCTGAATCCGCTGCGGGATGTACTGATGGGACAGCGGGTGGTGATTGTCGATGACTCGATTGTGCGGGGCACCACTAGCCGCAAAATTGTCAAGGCACTGCGGGATGCCGGTGCTGTGGAAGTCCACATGCGTATTTCTTCGCCCCCTGTCACTCACCCCTGCTTCTATGGCATTGACACCGATACTCAAGATCAACTGATTGCCGCCACCAAGTCTGTGCCTGAGATTGCCGCTCAGATTGGCGTGGATTCCCTGAGTTACCTCAGTTGGCAGGGGATGATTGCCGCCACCTACGATACGGGCGATCGCTTCTGTTCCGCCTGCTTTACCGGCAAGTACCCGATTAGCATCCCCGAGCCAGTGAAACGGCAAAAATTGGTGCTTGAGCAACTTCCCCAATGAGTCTAGACTGCGGCTACTGGCCTTCCATCCTTTCTGCAGCGGAAGTTAGTGCTGCTGCCACCAGTCTCAGTGAATTGCGCTCTACTCCCCTGGGTCTGGTGTGGTTAGAGCGGCGTCCTCAACAAAAGGGGCGCGTGGTGTTGGTGCGTCAAGGGCAAGAACTTTTGGCTGCCCCCTGGAGTGCGCGATCGCGAGTGAATGAGTATGGCGGCGGCGCCTACTGGTGCCATGGTGATCAGATTTACTTTGTCAATGATACCGATCAGGGCATCTATGCCCTTGGGGAACCCCACCCCACGTTAATCTACCAAGCTGCCAATACTCGCTTTGCTGATGGCTGTGTTGATCCTTGGCGCGATCGCCTGCTGTGTGTGCAAGAGGTGCTTCTAGCAGAGGGTCGTAGCCAACAGTCCATTGTGGCTATTGCCTTAGGGGGAGAGCGAACCGTGCTGGTTCAAGGAGCAGGCTTCTATGGGGCACCCCGCCTGAGTCCAGACGGTAAGACCCTTGTCTGGCTGCAATGGTCAGCACCGCAGATGCCCTGGGATGGCTGTGAACTGTGGGGCGCCATGGTCAGTAGTGACGGTTCCCTGGGTACCCCCTACCGCATTGCTGGCAGCAGTGAGGAATCTGTCCAACAACCCCAATGGCAGGGAAAGACCCTCTACTACATCAGCGATCGCTCTGGCTGGTGGAATCTCTATCGTTACTGTGATAGCCGCCATGACCCCGTTTGGCAAGCCAGTTATGATGCCGGTGTACCCCTGTGGGTTTTTGGTCAATCCACCTATGCTCTGGTGAATCCAGAGACGGCGGTCTTAACCTATAGCGATCGCGGGCTATGGCAGCTGGCAGTGGTTTCCCTAGAAACAGGTAAATGGCAAACTGTTCCGACGGATTATACCGAGATCCATTCCCTCGTTCGGGTGAGCGATCGCGCCGTTGCCTTTGTTGCCAGTTCGCCCCTGTTGCCTCCCCATATTGGGCAGTTCAATCTTGAGGACGGCACCACAACATCGCTTCGGCCCATTGCTTCTCCCCTGCCGCCTGAGTGGATTTCTCAGCCCGAGCGGATTGCATTTCCGACAACTGAGGGGGCCACCGCCTACGGCTTTTTCTACCCGCCCCAAAATCCCCAAGTGCAGCCCCCGTCACGCCCACCCTTAATCGTGAGAAGCCATGGGGGGCCTACGGCCGCCAGTGGCACTGGCTTAGATCTGCGCATCCAGTTCTGGACCAGTCGCGGCTTTGCGGTGTTAGATGTCAACTATCGTGGCAGTACCGGCTATGGTCGCGCCTATCGCAATGCCCTGCGGGGACAGTGGGGAGTGGTGGATGTGGCCGACTGTGTTGCAGGGGCGGAGTATTTGGTGGCTCAAGGACAAGTGGCGGGCGATCGCTTGGCAATTCGTGGCAGCAGTGCCGGCGGCTATACCACCCTTTGTGCACTGACATTTACGCGCGTCTTCCATGTGGGGGCAAGTTACTACGGCATTGGTGATCTCCTGAGCCTGCTCAAGGAAACCCATGCCTTTGAGGCCCATTATTTTGATCAACTGATTGCCCCCTATCCCGAAGGGGCAGACCTCTACCGCCAGCGATCGCCCCTTTACCATGCGGATTGCCTCACCTGCCCCGTGATTTTCTTTCAAGGGCTAAAGGATGTGGTTGTTCCCCCTGGCCAAGCGGAACAGATGGTGGCCGCCCTTCAGGCCAAGGGCATTCCCGTCGAGTATTACACCTTTGCCGAAGAGGGGCACGGCTTCCGCCAAAGTAGCACGATCGCCACCGCCCTTGAGGCAGAGTTGAGGTTTTATCAAAGGCATCTACTTAAATCTCATCTACTTGAATCTACTTAAGGGATAGATAACAATGTTTACTGGTATTATTCAGGCGATCGGTGTGCTCCAGCAACGCTCCGAGTCACAGTTGGTGATTACTGCCAGCGATGCCCCTTTCCTTGGGGATGTGGCCATTGGCGATAGTATTGCTGTTGAGGGTGTTTGCCTCACAGTGGAAACCGTTGATGCCACGGGGTTTACAGTCAGCGTCTCTCCGGAAACGCTACAGCGCACTACATTGGCGGCCAAAGCGGCAGCGGGAGCAATGGTCAACCTCGAACCTGCCCTGCGGGTAGGCGATAGGGTGGGGGGACATTTTGTTACTGGTCATGTGGATGGTGTCGGCACCCTACTGGCGATCGCTCCCACAGGCACCAGTTGGGAACTGACATTCTCCGCCCCTGAAACGGTGGCAGTGTACATTATCCCCAAAGGCAGTATTGCCATCAATGGCATTAGCCTCACTATTGCCCATTGCAATGAAAAAGGGGATGAGTTCAGCATTGCTGTCATCCCCCATACCTATGCAGAAACCACGTTGCAATTTCTTAGGGTTGGCGATGGGGTGAACCTAGAGGCGGATCTACTGGGCAAATATACCCGCAAGTTTCTCCAGCCCCAAAACGCCTCAACCGCAGTGAATAACGAAATTGACCTTGCGTTTCTCCAAACCCATGGCTACGCCTAGGGGCCTTATTTTTCTTCTTGTTTGGGCGAGACTTGCCACCGGATTTTTTGGTAGCGGCACCGAATCCCTTGCTTTCAGCCGCAGGTTCCGCCGTCTGCTCAGCAGCTGCTACAGGTTCTGGGGCTGGCTCTTCAGTTGTCACTTCCGCTGCCGGTTCAGGTGCGCTCACTTCAGGTGGGGCAGTTTCAGCCACCTCTGCAGTTGCTTCGGCGGTTTTTGCAGCAGCACTCATGGCTTGGGTTTGGGCAGCTACTTCCTCAGCAAGGTTAGTTTCTTGCTTCTCGATCCCCTCACCGAGGACAAAGCGTTGGAAGCGGCGAATCTGGATATTTTCGCCCAGTTCGGCAATGTGCTCTTTCACCAACTCTTCAACAGTCTTGGACTGATCGCGGATAAAGGGCTGGTAGAGCAAACAGAGCTCTTTGAGGGTTTTTTCCAGCTTGCCAGCAACAATTTTTTCTTGGACTTCTGGGGGTTTCCCTTTCAAGGCATCGGAACCAAGGGCAATCTGGCGTTCTTTCTCCTTGTACTCGGCGGGAATATCGTCTAGGGAGACAAATTCCACATTGGGGCAAGCAGCAATTTGCTTGGCAATGTCTTGGACCAGGGTTTTAAATTTCTCGTTACGAGCGACAAAGTCAGTTTCGCAGTTCACCTCCACCAGCACACCAATGCGCCCACCGGTGTGAATGTAGCTATCCACCAGACCTTCACTGGTTAGACGCCCGGCCTTTTTACCCGCAGAGGCTAGGCCCTTTTGCCGCAGCCAAGCAATGGCGGCTTCCATATCGCCATTGGACTCCTGCAAGGCTTTCTTGCAGTCCATCATGCCGGCACCGGTTTTGTCCCGCAGTTCTTTGACTAGTTTGGCTGAAATCTCTGCCATGATCGGTTCCTCAAGGATTAAGCGTCAGAGTCATCTGGAATATCTAGAGCTTCGGCATCACCATCGTCGCTGGCGGTCATCCCATCGTCGTCCTCATCAGCGAGATTGGCTTCGGGTTCCTCCAACTGACCATGGCGGCCTTCGTAAATGGCATCGGCGAGTTTGCCCACAATCAGCTTAATCGAACGGATGGCATCATCGTTAGCGGGGATGGGAATATCCACTTGGGTGGGGTCACAGTTGGTATCTAGCAGCGCCACGATAGGAATCCCCAATTTGTGACACTCGGCAACGGCGTTGTACTCCCGCTTGACATCCACAATGATCGCAACATCGGGCAGCCGCCGCATTTGTTTGATCCCGCCAAGGTATTTTTGTAGGCGTGCCAGCTCTCGCCGCAGGGCTGAGGCTTCCTGTTTGGGCCGCAGATCAATGAGGCCGTTTTCCTCCATGCTTTCTAGTTCTTTGAGGCGATCGACACGGGTTTTAATCGTATTCCAGTTAGTGAGCATTCCCCCCAGCCAGCGCTGGTTGACGTAGTAACTGCCGCAGCGGAGCGCTTCCTGTTCGACAATGCCGGCGGCTTGACGCTTGGTACCAATAAACAAAAAGCGTTTGCCTTTTTCAGCAGCGTTGCGGATGTAGTTGTAGGCTTCATCCACCAGTTGGGCGGTTTGTACGAGGTCAATGATGTGCACCCCATTGCGAACCGTGAAGATGTAGGGTGCCATCCGGGGGTTCCAGCGGCGGGCTTGGTGGCCAAAATGAACCCCTGCCTCCAGCATTTGGGCAAGGCTAAGAACTGCCATTGAGTTGTACTCCTATGGGTTAAACAACCATCCGTCCATGATCCGGTGAGGACACCCAAGGGGACGAATGTGAAAGATGTGCAGATTTATTATCATAGCCAATGATCAAGGCCTTTGGAAAGCCCAATCCACAGTGATTTGGTAGCGTTGTGATCTTGACGCTCGGGGGCGGCCCACCTATTCTCAAACATTCAAAACGGCTGGATGGTGCTGAACCTTGGATATTTCCCGCTTGCGATCGCAATGGCAACAAATTCACGGTGACGAAACCTCGGAAGCCGTTATTGAGGAGCACTTTGTCCGACCGCTGTTGAGTGTGTTGGGGTTTGGCGATCGCGATCGCCTCTCTTCTTTTGATACAGGTATGGGCATTGCCGATGTGGCAGCGCGGTTTCCCCGCGAGAATCAGCCTCCCTTTTCTCAGAGTCCAGTTGACCCCGATTTAATTGTGGAGATTAAAACCCCTGCCCGTCGCTCGCGCAATACCCCCAGTCAAACGGTGGCCTTGAACCTTGAGAATGGTTCTGCCCACCATAGCCGCGCCCTACAACAACTGCGCCAACTTCTCAGGGGCTGCCATTGCCAAGGAACCGCTTGGGGGTTGATCACCAATGCCCGCCATCTTCAGCTTTTTCAACGCCATGGCCACTTGGTCTATCCAGCCACGCCCAACTATGAACTGACGGGCGATCGCCTTGAGAGCATTATCGACGACCTCAAAACCTGCTTGCGATCGCGCCCCCGTGCCACTACTCTCTGCATCTACAATCACAAAGGGGGCGTGGGCAAAACCACGACCACGATTAACTTGGGAGCCACCCTTGCTGTGGCGGATGCGGCCGTTTTACTGATTGACTGTGACCCTCAGGGGGATCTCAGCCGCACTCTTGAGCTAACCCCCACAAGTACGACCCTTGCGGCTTGTCTGCAAAATCCTGATGAGCCGATTACAGCCGCGATTCGCCCCTTTGACTTGCGCCTGCGCACCAGTAGCAGTATTAAATCTGCCCATATTTTTGATGCCATTCCCGCTGGGCCACAACTGCAAAGCATCCTCATTCAGGCAATGCAAACCCAAAATCCACCCATTACCCGCCTGCGGGAACTCCTCGCCCCCTTGCGCGATCGCTACGACTACATTCTCATTGACTGCTCCAGTGCTTGGCTTTTTTTAACTAAGAGCGCCGTATACGCCAGTGACGCCGTTTTGATTCCCACCCGCCACACCGATCTCTCCTCCCTCAACAATGCGGCTCAGGTGATTCACCAATTTCTCTTTAATGAAATCCACACCTTGCGCCGTGAAGGGGGTCCCCTTCCTTTACCCATTTTCTTTAATGGTGCTCCGACAACCGATCAGGCAATGGCGGTTGCCCAGGCAGAAATTGCACGGATTCTCCAGAAACTCCCCCACCTCACCCCCTACTTTTGGCCCCAGTATCAAGCCAGTGACACAAGGGTATTTGCCATTCCTGAATATGCCATCATTTCCCGTGCCGCCTTTGCCCGCGTTCCTGCTGTCTTCAAAGATAAGCGCGTCCTAGGCTTCTATCAGGCATTTGTGCAGACCTATCTTCGCCCCTTAGCTTCTGCCGATGACCTCCCCTAACAGGCAACCTTCCTAAGCGGTGCGGGTCACTGGGGGATTAAAAACCAAGTGCACTGGGTGCTGGATGGGGGGTCCTCGGGGCAAAACGTTTGAGGGTAGGATGGGGCGATGACTGCCTTGCTCGTCTCCTTGCCAGTGTTTGAGTATGCGTTTGCTCTGTAGACAAAGACACAAGGCTTCAAAACTACTGTAATCTTATAGACAAACGAGAGTATTACTGGCAGTGCTATGGGCATCACCATTGAAAATGTTTCTAAGTCCTTTGGCTCCTTTCAAGCGGTCAAGCAAGTGGATTTGGATATTGCCAGTGGCTCTTTGGTGGCGCTGTTGGGGCCTTCGGGTTCTGGTAAATCAACCTTACTGCGACTAATTGCGGGTCTAGAGATGCCCGACACTGGCCGGATTCTCCTCACGGGTAAGGATGCCACCTATCAAAGTGTCCAAGAGCGTAATATTGGCTTCGTCTTTCAGCACTATGCCCTTTTTAAGCACATGACCGTGCGCCAAAATATCGCCTTTGGCCTAGAGCTGCGCAAGGTACCCCGTGCCAAGATCAAAGCGCGGGTGGAGGAATTGCTCGAGTTGGTGCAGTTGGTTGGCTTGGGCGATCGCTACCCCTCTCAGCTCTCCGGCGGGCAACGCCAACGGGTGGCTCTGGCCCGTGCCCTCGCCGTAGAACCTAAAGTGCTGTTGCTCGATGAACCGTTTGCTGCCCTCGATGCCAAAGTGCGCAAGGAACTGCGAGCATGGCTACGCCACCTCCACGATGATGTCCATGTGACAACGGTCTTCGTAACCCACGACCAAGAGGAAGCCATGGAAGTCGCGGATCAAATTGTCGTCATGAACAAAGGGCAAGTGGAGCAGGTGGGCACCCCCGCTGAA
Proteins encoded in this window:
- the purF gene encoding amidophosphoribosyltransferase; its protein translation is MTEQQFADKPEEACGVFGVYAPGADVARLAYFGLYALQHRGQESAGIATFAGNTVHCYKDMGLVSQVFDEEILGRLVGDLAVGHNRYSTTGSSRIVNAQPVVVETRLGPLALAHNGNLVNTYALREQVLACDAPTAVLASTTDSELIAWAIAQAVATGQSWSEGMITAAQQCQGAFSLVVGTPAGLFGLRDAHGIRPLVIGRLMIEGTAHYVLASETCALDIIGADYVRDVEPGELVHITPEGIGSIQWAESQRKLCIFEMIYFARPDSVMQRESLYSYRQRLGYQLGREAPADADVVIAVPDSGVPAAIGFSQATGVPYAEGLIKNRYVGRTFIQPTQSMRESGIRMKLNPLRDVLMGQRVVIVDDSIVRGTTSRKIVKALRDAGAVEVHMRISSPPVTHPCFYGIDTDTQDQLIAATKSVPEIAAQIGVDSLSYLSWQGMIAATYDTGDRFCSACFTGKYPISIPEPVKRQKLVLEQLPQ
- a CDS encoding S9 family peptidase, yielding MSLDCGYWPSILSAAEVSAAATSLSELRSTPLGLVWLERRPQQKGRVVLVRQGQELLAAPWSARSRVNEYGGGAYWCHGDQIYFVNDTDQGIYALGEPHPTLIYQAANTRFADGCVDPWRDRLLCVQEVLLAEGRSQQSIVAIALGGERTVLVQGAGFYGAPRLSPDGKTLVWLQWSAPQMPWDGCELWGAMVSSDGSLGTPYRIAGSSEESVQQPQWQGKTLYYISDRSGWWNLYRYCDSRHDPVWQASYDAGVPLWVFGQSTYALVNPETAVLTYSDRGLWQLAVVSLETGKWQTVPTDYTEIHSLVRVSDRAVAFVASSPLLPPHIGQFNLEDGTTTSLRPIASPLPPEWISQPERIAFPTTEGATAYGFFYPPQNPQVQPPSRPPLIVRSHGGPTAASGTGLDLRIQFWTSRGFAVLDVNYRGSTGYGRAYRNALRGQWGVVDVADCVAGAEYLVAQGQVAGDRLAIRGSSAGGYTTLCALTFTRVFHVGASYYGIGDLLSLLKETHAFEAHYFDQLIAPYPEGADLYRQRSPLYHADCLTCPVIFFQGLKDVVVPPGQAEQMVAALQAKGIPVEYYTFAEEGHGFRQSSTIATALEAELRFYQRHLLKSHLLEST
- a CDS encoding riboflavin synthase — protein: MFTGIIQAIGVLQQRSESQLVITASDAPFLGDVAIGDSIAVEGVCLTVETVDATGFTVSVSPETLQRTTLAAKAAAGAMVNLEPALRVGDRVGGHFVTGHVDGVGTLLAIAPTGTSWELTFSAPETVAVYIIPKGSIAINGISLTIAHCNEKGDEFSIAVIPHTYAETTLQFLRVGDGVNLEADLLGKYTRKFLQPQNASTAVNNEIDLAFLQTHGYA
- the rpsB gene encoding 30S ribosomal protein S2 gives rise to the protein MAVLSLAQMLEAGVHFGHQARRWNPRMAPYIFTVRNGVHIIDLVQTAQLVDEAYNYIRNAAEKGKRFLFIGTKRQAAGIVEQEALRCGSYYVNQRWLGGMLTNWNTIKTRVDRLKELESMEENGLIDLRPKQEASALRRELARLQKYLGGIKQMRRLPDVAIIVDVKREYNAVAECHKLGIPIVALLDTNCDPTQVDIPIPANDDAIRSIKLIVGKLADAIYEGRHGQLEEPEANLADEDDDGMTASDDGDAEALDIPDDSDA
- a CDS encoding ParA family protein — its product is MDISRLRSQWQQIHGDETSEAVIEEHFVRPLLSVLGFGDRDRLSSFDTGMGIADVAARFPRENQPPFSQSPVDPDLIVEIKTPARRSRNTPSQTVALNLENGSAHHSRALQQLRQLLRGCHCQGTAWGLITNARHLQLFQRHGHLVYPATPNYELTGDRLESIIDDLKTCLRSRPRATTLCIYNHKGGVGKTTTTINLGATLAVADAAVLLIDCDPQGDLSRTLELTPTSTTLAACLQNPDEPITAAIRPFDLRLRTSSSIKSAHIFDAIPAGPQLQSILIQAMQTQNPPITRLRELLAPLRDRYDYILIDCSSAWLFLTKSAVYASDAVLIPTRHTDLSSLNNAAQVIHQFLFNEIHTLRREGGPLPLPIFFNGAPTTDQAMAVAQAEIARILQKLPHLTPYFWPQYQASDTRVFAIPEYAIISRAAFARVPAVFKDKRVLGFYQAFVQTYLRPLASADDLP
- a CDS encoding sulfate/molybdate ABC transporter ATP-binding protein codes for the protein MGITIENVSKSFGSFQAVKQVDLDIASGSLVALLGPSGSGKSTLLRLIAGLEMPDTGRILLTGKDATYQSVQERNIGFVFQHYALFKHMTVRQNIAFGLELRKVPRAKIKARVEELLELVQLVGLGDRYPSQLSGGQRQRVALARALAVEPKVLLLDEPFAALDAKVRKELRAWLRHLHDDVHVTTVFVTHDQEEAMEVADQIVVMNKGQVEQVGTPAEIYDHPASPFVMSFIGPVNVLRARVFQQTQGTAPHCDIFLRPRDIIIETSPNGNTVSARIHRIIHLGWEIQVELRLDDGQELMAHLSRERFDELHLEPQQQVFIKPREAKSFPLYYSI